DNA from Chloroherpetonaceae bacterium:
GAGATACTGATAATTTGTTTCAAATGTATTCCCCAATTGCAATGGATGCGCAAAAACATTCATACCAACAATATGGTGATTACTACAAGAAACTCATGAAAACTGAATATGAATCTGCACTTAAGCATTATAAAGAGGTTCATTCTCAACCAGTAGATAAAGATTCACGCGGCGAATTACTTAGTGCTTACAAAAAAAATATTGCTTCAGTGGTATTAGATAGAAGCATCGTACTAAATTCGATTTTATTTGAAAGGGAATTCTTTGGTACACAAACTTCTGAACTAGCAGGTACAACTGCTATTTATGCCCTTAGTAGTGTGACTTATAGCGAAATTAAACGCCAACAAGAGCAAATGAAGAACTATACTTCAGTTCTTTCAACATTTCGTTCAGCAATCAAAAGAAAACTTAATCAAATGGAAGATTTTGGTGAGCAGAAACAAATAGAGGAATTACCTGATTTCATTCAAGCAGAATCTCTTTACGAACCCAAGCAAAAAGTATTCGAAGAGATTATTGGGGATTTCAGAAAAGCATTTTTTATTGGAACCGAGGATCTAAAGTTATCTAAAAAAACAACATCAAAAAAAGTTGAGGTTCCATAAAGATAAGTTAATTTTTTATTAGTTTCATTTCTATATCTTTTCAACGACTAACAGTCTATCAATCAATTGGAGGAAAAATGGCAAAGAAGAATAAACTCTTTCTCTGGGCTTCAATCTTTGTATCATCATTAATCGCACTTATCTTGTTTTACGGAGTATTTCCGTCTATGCCAAAAGGCAGCCCGATGGAATTACTTACGCACGGCGGTCCGCTTGTTGCCGTTCTTCTCGCTAACTTGTTCGTATTGTTTACCGTGTTGGTCGAAAGAATCATTGCTTACAATAAGTCTAAAGGAAAAGGTAAGTTAGATGAGCTCTTAAAAGAGTTGAAGAAAGACCTTGAAAGAGGTGCAATCAACGAAGCAATTCAAAAGTGTGAAGTACATAACAGTTCAATCTCTTCATCACTTCAAAGTGGTTTAGAGCGCTACCGATCATTAGATGAAGTAGAACCTCGATTCAATGCAAAAATTCAAGAAGTTCAAAAGGCAATTGACGAAGCAGCTAACTTTGAGTCGGCTCAATTCGAGACAAATCTTACACCGATTAAAACAATTGCCACAATTACAACACTAATCGGATTGCTTGGAACGACGGTAGGAATGATTAAGGCATTTGCTTCTCTTGCAGAAAGCGGTGGAACGCCCGATCCTTCGAAACTTTCTGGTTCAATCTCTGAAGCACTTTATAACACAGCCTTCGGTCTCGTTGGTGCTATTTTCGGTACAGTTGCATACAACTATTTCAAAGCGGAAATTGACAGCTTTACCTATTTTATTGATGAGGCTGCGTTTGAAGTTATACAAACGTTGACTATTTCTCGTAGAAACCTTATCTCAGAAAGAGATAGAAGCTAATTGTGAAAATAAGGGCTTGTAATATATAAAAATGTTACAAGCCTACTTCCAAAATAGAAACTATAGGAATCAATGAACTTCTTCGGCTTTTTTATGCACGGGGGAGATGATGCAATCGACTTAGCACCGCTTGTTGACATCGCATTTCTTCTCTTGACCTTTTTTATGATGACCACGGTTTTTAATGCTAATGAAGAGCTAAAACCTGAACTTCCGGAATCTTCTGGTAAAGAAAAAGAACCGGGTTCAAATTACATCAGCGTTGTACTTGTCGATAGTACTAAAGGAGACCGTATCATTGTTAATATGGATGATTCTCAAGTACGTGTTGATGCTATGCAAGGGCGGCTTTCAAGAAATGAAGCACTAAAAACGACTGGGTTTGAAATCAAAAATCTTAAACAAGACCCTGAACTTAAAGATTTATATGAAGTTCTACTTAGAGCTAGACAGGCAAAATCAACTCAAGTTGTAGTCTTAAAAGCAGATAAGAACTGTAAATATGAATCAATAAATAAGGTTCTTTTAACTATGAAAAAAGTGAGATTTGACAAAGTCAAGTTAATCACCGTAATGGAAAAATAATATTTAGAAACAATGGCTCATTCAATCGAAGAAAAAGGTAGAGAAGTAAAACATCATATGCGTGATGGCAAGACAAATGCCCAAGCGCGTAAGATAAAAAAGTACAACGAAAAAAGTGACGAATCATCGCATGTAGACTTGGCGCCAATGGTAGATATTGCTTTTTTATTGTTGACTTTTTTTATGATGACGACTTCATTTTCAAAACCTAATGTATTCCAAATTGGATTACCAGAAGACAGTAAAGGCGGCGGTAAGGGTGTTGAGGTGAATCAACTATATGTTTTAACTATTCAGATTTCAAAAAGCGGTAATATTTACATGCACCGTGGAATTGAAGGTGAGCAAAATAAGCCTGTTTTAGTTCCCTTTGATCAAATAGAAAAACAAGCACGCTCTTATCGTAAGAGTGTTTTGGATGATCCACTAAATTCCACAAAATCTGACATTGTAACAGTTGTAAAAATAGATCCTCAATCGATCTACGGTGTTATGATAGCTTCCTTAGATGAAATTTACAATGCTGGAATTACGAAATGGGCGACTGTGGAGTTAAAACCTGAAGAAAGTGCAAAACTTGAAGAGTACGATAAATCTGCAAATAAATAAGAATTTCATTAAATAGGAGATAAAATGAAGCGAACGGCTGAACTCAGCGGACAATCTACGATGAGGTGGTATGCAGAAAAACCTTTTGCATACAAAGTCAGAGAGACATATCAGAGAAGAATGATATTTGGCTTAGGAGCAACGATACTTCTTCTGTTAGTTTCAATTCTTTCTTATTTTGTTTCTATCTATATCACTGATGCAGATTCACTTGCATTTAAGGAACGAAAAAGAGTAGAAATAAATGTTGAAGCGGTACCGCCACCGCCGCCGCAAGAAGTGCAAAAACAAGAAATCCAACAAGCAGATGCTGTAGCAGGCGAATCTGCGGCTGAAAACGCTACTGTAAGTGAAGAACAGTCGCAACAAATCGCTTCTGGAACAGAACAAGCAGTCTCCTCAGCATTAAGTGAAGCAATGGCTGGTTTATTTTCTGAGGGTGGTGGATTACCAACCCCATCGGCAACTGCAGTTGGAACAGGAGAAGGCGCTCTTGCTTCAGTAGGCGGTGCATCACTAAGAACTCCGGGAGGAACAGGATTTGGTACTGGTGTTCAAGGTTTGGGTGGTTCCGGTGACGTCGGTTTTGGAGGTTCAGGCGCAGGAGTAATTGGAGGTCCGGGGAAAACTGGCGGATTAGGTGGAGGTCTTGGTGGTGGTTTAGGCATTGGCGCCAAAAAGGGGGCTCTTGCCATTAGTGCAAACTTCAAAAAAATGACTGTTAGTACAGGTGGAAGAAGCCAAGCCGATATAGAAAAAGTAATTCAAAGTGAACGGTCGGCCGTAGATGATTGCTACAGAACAGCAAGAGCAAGTTCAACAGAAAGCATTCGAGGTGAAATGACCCTAAGCATTTTTATAAGACCTGACGGAGGAGTAGCAAATGTTGTTGTTGTGAAATCATCAATTAAAAGCCAACTTTTAGAAAGGTGCTTACAACAGAAAATTAGACGCTTTAGATTCACAGCAGCCGGATCAAATGTTCAGAAAGTTGATGTTCCGTACTCATTTACTGAAGATTAAACAATTTTTTAATAGAAATAAAACATGCTAAACTTATCATTCCTCAAGTGATAAGTTTAGCAATTGTATTGTAACTACAACCCCTTTTTCTTCTTGTAAGAATCTTAATTTATTATGAGGAAATATTCTAAAGTTTTTCTGCTTCTCGTTGGAATAGTATCATTGAGCCATTACGAGCTTGTAGCAAAAAACAGCCCAGAAGACAGCGTTCAGGTGAACAATCAAGAACAAAAAAGGGCCTTGAATATGTCACGTCTTCTTCCAAAATCTCCCCTTAAGGTTGTTACTGGTGATGAAGAAACGGACAATATATTTAATAACTATTCAATTTCTCAAATTCAAATAATTGTTGATGAATATGAGAAAAAATATGAAAAAGCTAAAGAGCAAAAGAGAATCCTAACAGAAACAAGTCTTGAACTAGGCGAGAAATTTATAAAAGTATTTCAAGATAGTAAGGTAATTGATGAAGTGGCGATGCGATATGCAGATTTACTTTATGACAAACTCAGTGAGGAATATTACGCAAAAAGAGCAATTTATGATCAAGAACTTGTTAGGTTTCTTCAATCCAACGAATTTAAAGAATACCAAAAAAAGGTAGAAGCTTTTTATCAAGATACATCAGGAACTGGAACTCCTCCACAAAAACCAAAAGGCCCAGAAGCACCAGACCCAAAATTAGATAGAATCATAAATATCTATGATAAAATTATCAATGACCTTCCTGAGAGCCCCTATGTTGCAGATGCTCTTTACGGAAAGGCATTCATATTAGGTGAAAGATATGCGGACTATTTGCCTCTATTAGAACAAAAATATAATGGAGATGACCGAAAAGCGATAAAAGAGGTTGAAGACAAAAAAAATGAGTCAATGACTCTTTTGCAACAACTTTCACGTCGTTATCCTGATAGCAGATATACAGTCGATGCCTATATGCTCATTGGAGAGTATTTGTTTGGGTCAAAGAAAAATCAACCTCGAAAAACACGTGAAGCTATTCCATATTATAAAAAAGCTTTAGAATTAATTAGCAAGAGAGGACAGCGTTCTGATTATTATTATCAAGCTGTATATAAGTTGGCTTGGTGTTATTACCGTTTAGGAGTTGAAGAACCAAATGAATACAGAGAAGCTGTGATTTATTTAACTCAACTTATTGATGATATAGAGAAAGCTGAAGAAGTTTATTTAGGTAAGGTAATGCCTCCGTATGTCCGCCCTGATATGAAAAACGAGGCAATGGACATTATGGTAACTTGTTTTCTTCAATTACAGAGAATTGATAATCAATCAACAAGTCGAACCATTGGGAGTGACTCTACCGGTGTTGAAAGACTTGATCGATATTTTGGTTCTTCAAAAGTTCCAAGAAGATATGCACCACTTATTTACGAAAAGCTTGCAGAACAATACACGGAATTAAAAGAGAATCCCTTAAAAATCAACTCGATTTACTTTGCCCTGTTAAAAAGATATCCAAAGTATGAGAGAGCCCCAAGAATAGCTCAAAGAGTAATCGATCAATATAAATTAATTACTGAAAACGGCGAACTTCAAGGAGAAGCAAAAGATAAAGGGCTAGAAATTCTCTATGAGCAAAGAAATAATCTATTTTATGTTTATGGAAGAAATAGTGAGTGGTTTCAGAACATGAAACGCAGAATTGATGCTCAGAAAAAGGGAAGACTACTTTCTTTTGAAGATCAAAGCGTATTCACTTCTGGATTTGATATTTCTGTGCTTGCCTTTACGGACAGTATCAGTAAAGAAGCTCTGTTTCAAAATATTCTTTATTCAAGCAGCCGTGCTCAAGTACTTGAAGAAGGCCGTGAAGCTACAGAGTATTCTGAAGCAATTAGAAAAGATACAATCAAATCTAAAGTATTATACCAAAAAACCGTAGATGATATTGAGCAATATGCGAAATTATTTTCAAGATATGATTCAATTTCATATTACACGCAATTTCAACGTGCAATCATTTTAGAAGACAAACTTGGCAAGATTGATGATGCTCTAAAAGCATACATGAGTATAGCTAGAAATTTTGCTTGGGATGAAATGCCTTATCCATTGAGGGAAGACAGTTTAATTTCATATAGAAAATATGCAATTGGCAGAGCATATGAAATAACGAATTCAATATGTGAAGCAAAGAAAATAGGATTTTCAGATCCTACAATTGACACTGCTACTCGGGCTTCAAATCTACCACCATTAGAAATATTGCCCGAAGAACAAAAATTTATAGATGTTGTTGATAACTATATCAGGTTGTATCCTCACGATACAGTTTCTGCATTTGCAATTTTCAAGTTAGCAAATTTTTATAGAGCAAAAGGATATAACGATAAGTACAAAGAAGTGAATTCACGATTGGTTTTATATTATCCGATACAACCAATTTATCCAAGTACAATCGTTCCTTTAATGTACGCCGCTTACGAATCGGGAGACTTCAGTAGAAGCGAACAATTAGCTAAAGCTCTTTATTATGGTCCAAAGTCAGGAACAAAACAAGATTCTCTAATAAGAAGAGAGGGTTATCGTTATGTAGGCTCTTCTATCAATGAAAGAGCTAAATTATATGAATCTAAAAAAAATTATTTCGCGGCAGCAAAAGAATACGAAAGAGCAGCTTTAAGTGTACCCGATTGGGAGTATGTTGACGAAGCCCTAATGAAAGCAGCTGAAACATATGATTCTGCTAAGGCAACAAATGATGCAGTAAGACTCTACAATTATTTGATTAAGAATGCAAAATTCAAGAAGAACGTTGTTAGAGGTTACTCTGGAATTGTCAATTCATACAAATTAGCAAGTCAATATGATAGTGTGACATCTTCGCTTGAAAGAATAAGTGATGTTTACTCTTTACCAGAAGCTGACACAATTGGATTATATCAAGTTTATAAAGTTAAAAAAGATGGAGAATCATTTGCAGAAAATGCTTTATTCCAGTCATTAAAAACAAGTGAATTAGTAAGTGAAAAAACTAATAATTGGAATAACTCTATAAGATTATCAGATAAATTTTTAGCAAGGTATCCCAATTCTCCAAACGCATCTAAAATTGCCTTTAATAAAATTGAGCAATTTAGAAAATCTGGAAATATGAAGGGTGTAGAGGAAGCATATGGACAATTTGCTGATAATTATCCCGATGACCCACTAGGGGTTTATGCATATTTCAGAAGAGGTGAAATGCGCGAAAAGGAATTGGATACAACTGGAGCAAAAACAGAATTTGGAAAAGTTATTGCACGACAAGCTGAACTTAAGCAAAAGAAAAAGGATAACGGTTCTACTCAGATTTATTCAGCTGAGAGTATTTATAAGCTCAAAAATTATCAACTTTCTTCATTTTTACAAGCCCCTATCAAGATGATTATTCTTGACAAAGCGTTTGAAGAAATTAAAATTAGTGATGAGCCTAGCCAATCTTCAAAGACTGTTGCTTCAACAAAGAAAACACGCCAACAAATTAAGCAAGATTCAATTGCAAAATTAAAGAGAGATACAATTAGGGCTATTCGCTATGACTCACAAGCAAAGGACTCAAAAAAGAAATTCTTAGACTCTTTAATATTTGCTTTAGCAGGTTCAAATACTTACCGTTCAATTGATGCTTTTTATTCAGATGCTTACTTAAACGAAGAAGTAGCCTTGCAATATGAAAAACTACCTGATACATTAAAAAAAGCTAAAAATAGAGAGGGAAAACAAATTCCTGCCGGTGTAGCAAAAGCTGGGGTTGAAGCTTTGGCAAATGATGATGCAGCAAATTTTTTTGGTAATGCGGGTGTGTCCTACATCACCACAATAAAAAAGATGTTAGCATTTAGAGATGACTTTTTGAAAAATCCTACCCCTGATTCTGCAAAGGAATTTTCAAAAGAATTATATTCTATTCTAAATCAAAAAGCCACCGGAATTGATTTGACAAATACAGACTCGATTAACTCAAAGCTACTCACACTAAAGCCTTTAGTTGACCGGTGGATTTCAGAAGAAGGTAAAAGTCCGCCTGATAGTGTTTTTCTCGCAAGTATCGAAGGAAGCCTTGTAAAGGCTAGAAGAAAAGTCAGCGAAATGTATTTCAAAGCTGCAAAACTCAAAGAAAAAAATGCTTACTTATTTTTGGATATACCTGTTCCAATTGATATAAAAAATAAAGTATTACGAAGGACTGTTGGAAAAGGTAGAACAAAAAGCACTATTGATTTATTTATTGGGGATGTTTTAGAATTAACTGTACTCTCAAGATTTGCGAAGGAATATGTACAGCCTTACGCTGAATCGGCAATTAACACCTACAAACTAGGCGTTTCAAGGACTAAAGAAAAAGGTCTCGGGTTAGATCAAAATAGTGAATACATCAAAGATTCGGAAAAAGCTATAATAAGATTGGCTTCATTGAGTGTAGAAAGAGTTGACTCAATTGCGCGATTAGCGTTAGGCTTGTTTGATAACTTAGATAGAGAGTATAGAAATAGATTAGATAGTATTAAAAACCAAACAGCAGGAGATACTCGCTTTTTATCATTAAGATCTGCTAAAATGCAACAGGTCATTACAGTGTTTAATGCTTTGGTTAATGACGCACTAGGTCAATATTCTAAAGCTTTTCAATTACTAAGAGAGTCAAACTCTGCTGATACTTTAAGAATCGCAAATAAAGCATCTAAATTTGTTTACGAACTTGGAGAACTTAGTTTGCACCGTTCGGATTCATTAATTCAAAGGGTAAAAAGATATAATGAAATTGCAAATTACTTTGATCCTCAAACAGGTGAAAATAAATATTGGTATGGAGAGGCCGCTTTACAATACCAACCTGTAGCAAATTTGTATAAATCTGTAGCACAGCTTATTCTTCAGAACTCAGTAATATTAATTGACGAATATCAAATTCAAAATGAATATACCCAAAAGTCTTTAGAACTTTTAGTAGAAAGTGATCGAGTTAAGTATTTGAGACTCTTAGGTACTGAATCAATTCAAGAATTACTGGATGTTTCACCTACCGGTTGGACTTATTCAACTTCAATTCCTGAAGAAGATACTTATGAATGGTTTAAAAACACCTATCCCAAATCAAATAATTGGCAACCAGCAACAGTCAACGAAGAAGTAAAAAAACTTCAAATAATAGAGACAAAAAAATCTGGAAATGATACTTTAACATCATATAAAGATATAGATGTTGCTGCAATTTGGTTTACCGCAAGAAAAGTATCATATGCTCCACCTAGGTTTGCAGTAAAAGGTGATGTTTTCAATATAAGAATGAAGTTTAATAATGCAGGTGATTCTATTTTATCAGGAAGGTCAACTCTTGATAGCGTTGCGTCAGTTATTGCAAATAAACCTGATTATTTGGTAGAGTATAAAGCTGGTAATTTTGAGATACCAACAACACAGCAAAAAAATTACGACAAAATTCTAAAACAAAGAGAAACATTAATAACGAAAATTTTTCTAAACGCAGGTGTTAAAACAAATCAATTCAAATTAGTCCCTACGGGTAGTGAAAGATTTACATCGTTAAGATTAATTAAAGCTGAACCTGTTTCGTATGAAAATTTTGTAAATGAGGGAGACATAAAAGTAACTTTCATTGAATTTGCAAATACAGAAATTAATGTTGCAGAGGGAATGCAAGAGATTGATAGTCTTGCGGCCAAATTAGTTCGCTCACCGGAGTATATCATTGAATTAACAGTAAGTAACAAGTTACCAAAATTAGACAAGAAGACAGGAAAAACATTAAGGACGCAAACTGTTAAAGAAAGAGAATCTGAATTAAAGCAACAGTTAGTACTTAAGGGTGCGAACCCAAATCAAATTCTTGTTTCAGGAAATGCAGGTTCCGAGGAGACTAAAGTGAAGCTAATTAGGTTCAGAATTCCACCGCCTGTTTCCTACGAGGATGTTACCGCGATTGGCGATGAAAGAGTGCTTGATAAAGTTAAGTTTTCATACAACGAAAAGGCGTTTAAGTCGTCAATAACCGGCGGTCAAGTTTTACTTGATAGTTTAGTTGCAAAGCTTTTAAGGGAAAAGGGTCTACAAATAGAAATGACTGTCTCCAATGAAGAAATTCCGAGTCGTGCAATTACCTCAGGTATAAAACAACGGGAAAGTGAAGTTAAGAAGTATTTTGTTACAAAGGGTGTCGCAGACAAGCAAATGACATTTACCGGAGATAAAAAAAGCACTGTAACTAAGTTTAAGGTAGTTAAGTTTGAAAAAATCATAGAAACAAAAACTGAATCTAAGAAAGAGTTTAAATCAGAAGTACCTAAAGACTCAGTAAGTGTATCTGCAAGAACTTTTGACGGTCTTTTTACAACAATTGGAACTCAAGTCCAATTAAGTATTCAATTTGTTAAGGATACCGAGGTAATCAGTTCACAAAATGTAGAATTGGATAGTTTATCATCTTATCTAAACCGACACTCAGATGAGGTGGTTGAAATAACTACATCTAACTTTGGTATAAATAAAAAAGGTGCCGCACTGAAAAGGATATCTGATTTACGAAACAAATCCGTTAAAGAGTTTCTTATCAGCAAAGGTGTAAAAAATGAGCAGATTCGGTTTGCAAAAACCAGTAATAATAACGCTACGGCAAAATTAGTAGAAAAATTGAATAAACCAGTGGTAATGGTTGATTCGGCTAAGTCTAATCCAACCGACTCGGTCAAATCGAAAACCATTGAAACTCCAAAAGAGATTAGAAGTTTCAGAGGATCTTTAAGGGATAATCAATCATATGTGAAAATTTTCGTTGCCTTCGGTAAAGATAAATCGGAGTTAATAACTAAAGATTCTGAACTAGATAGTTTAATCGTTGAAATAAAGGATAGAACAGGTTATACTTTTGAGGTGCAGCCTTCGAATCAACAATTAACTAAAAAAGGTGCACAAGCAAAGAGGATTACTGATGCTAGAGCACTTTCTGTGGTTAAGTATTTGTCATCAAATGGAATACCTCAAAAACAACTTATAATAAATAAAACTGCAACTGATTCTGTTACGATAAAGGTTATCAAAGTTCCGGAAGTCGCAAAAATTGATACACAAAAGACAGTTGGCACCACAATTGGTGACAGTTCAAGTACAACTCTGTTAACTCAAAAAGTACCTAATGACTCTGTTCAAAGTGTTCAAGAATCGGTAACCCCTGTAAGAAGTTTTGAGGGAATGTTGACCAAGAAAAATGAAATAGAATTTATTGGTGGATTATTATTTGATAAAGATAAATCAACGATAAAAGCTGGTAAAACTATCATAGATAGTTTAGGTAGCTACTTAGCAAGAAATCCTTTACTCGTTGTTGAGATTACTATAAGCAACAAAGAAATTTCAAAGAAGGGGGCAGCGGCAAAAAAAATCATTGATGAAAGGGCAAAAACATTAACCTTACAACTTAAATCTATTGGGGTTGATTTGAAGAATGTTAAAATTAGTAAAAAAAGCGCTCCAGAAGGATCGGTTAAAGTTCTAGAGGTTAAATCATCAACGCCTTTAATACCAATTGAGACCTCAAAACCTGACTCAATAAAATCAGACACATTAAAGTCAGATTCAACATCAAAAGGAAGAACACAAGGTTACAGAAAGTTCAATAAGAAATTCGAAAGAACTTATGCTATGGTAGTCTTGAATACGAGAGAATTCCTTCAATCAGGTACAAACTCAGATTCTATCCCACCATTTGTGTATTTTAAGAAAAAGTTTGTATTCAATGGAGCCATTAAAGATGCTCAGCTTGTAATTTCGAAAGATATTCCGTTTGATGAAGATTCTACTGAAATATACATAAATGGTCGTTTGCTCAATAGAGGTTCAAAAATTGTGTACATTGGAGGAGGAGTTTCACCTCAAGATAAGGGTGATCAAGTAATACTTGATTCAACCTACTTAAAGAACACCTCTGAAAATCAAGCAATTTATGATGTGAAGAATGATATATTGCCGGGCGAAAATTATATTTCATTGCGGGTACCGGGCTATATACCATCAGAAGGGATAAAACTGGGAATTTATGTAACTTACTACGGTAAGGTAACGGATGAACAATTAAAAAAGCTATTAAAAGTAGTTCTTGAAGAAAGAAAGAAAGCTAATGAAAAGCTTAAAGAAGCTGAGTTGGAGCAAATCAGAAGTCAGCAAAATGTGAATCCAAATTAAAATGCGCACAATTATGCTTAAAATATTTCTAATGCTGCTATGTTTTTTCACCACGGTCTCAATTTCTGCTCAAACTAAGACGGAAAAAAAGGGGAAAACAACGGTTAAAGTAGAAAAAAAAGCGGGTGAGAACAAAGATGTTACCTTAAAAGCGATTGAAATCAAGATTACTGTACCAGTTCCTAGGATCAAATTTGTAATGGAAAGGGTTCAACTTGAAGCAAATGTAGATCACAAGAGATTTGGTGATATTTCTTATGAAATCAATGAACAGGGTAGAAAAATTATGCACAGTAATAAAATTACCGACCGACCAGTGAGAATTTCTAATCGAACATTAACCTCAATTAGCCGGTAAATCATTTATACAAAAAATCTTTATAAAAAAGGGGCATTTTGCCCCTTTTTTATTTGACACGAATTAAACTCCCATTCTTCATTTCAAATGCTCTGGAAGTAAGTGAAGCATATTTTTCACTGTGTGTTACAATTAGAAAAGCTACTTTTTCTTTCTCTGAGATAGATAAAATTAATTGATAAATCAAATCACCGGTATCTGAATCTAAATTTCCGGTAGGCTCATCAGCAAAAATAATACGAGGTTTATTAATGAGAGCTCTACATAAAGAAA
Protein-coding regions in this window:
- a CDS encoding tetratricopeptide repeat protein; the protein is MRKYSKVFLLLVGIVSLSHYELVAKNSPEDSVQVNNQEQKRALNMSRLLPKSPLKVVTGDEETDNIFNNYSISQIQIIVDEYEKKYEKAKEQKRILTETSLELGEKFIKVFQDSKVIDEVAMRYADLLYDKLSEEYYAKRAIYDQELVRFLQSNEFKEYQKKVEAFYQDTSGTGTPPQKPKGPEAPDPKLDRIINIYDKIINDLPESPYVADALYGKAFILGERYADYLPLLEQKYNGDDRKAIKEVEDKKNESMTLLQQLSRRYPDSRYTVDAYMLIGEYLFGSKKNQPRKTREAIPYYKKALELISKRGQRSDYYYQAVYKLAWCYYRLGVEEPNEYREAVIYLTQLIDDIEKAEEVYLGKVMPPYVRPDMKNEAMDIMVTCFLQLQRIDNQSTSRTIGSDSTGVERLDRYFGSSKVPRRYAPLIYEKLAEQYTELKENPLKINSIYFALLKRYPKYERAPRIAQRVIDQYKLITENGELQGEAKDKGLEILYEQRNNLFYVYGRNSEWFQNMKRRIDAQKKGRLLSFEDQSVFTSGFDISVLAFTDSISKEALFQNILYSSSRAQVLEEGREATEYSEAIRKDTIKSKVLYQKTVDDIEQYAKLFSRYDSISYYTQFQRAIILEDKLGKIDDALKAYMSIARNFAWDEMPYPLREDSLISYRKYAIGRAYEITNSICEAKKIGFSDPTIDTATRASNLPPLEILPEEQKFIDVVDNYIRLYPHDTVSAFAIFKLANFYRAKGYNDKYKEVNSRLVLYYPIQPIYPSTIVPLMYAAYESGDFSRSEQLAKALYYGPKSGTKQDSLIRREGYRYVGSSINERAKLYESKKNYFAAAKEYERAALSVPDWEYVDEALMKAAETYDSAKATNDAVRLYNYLIKNAKFKKNVVRGYSGIVNSYKLASQYDSVTSSLERISDVYSLPEADTIGLYQVYKVKKDGESFAENALFQSLKTSELVSEKTNNWNNSIRLSDKFLARYPNSPNASKIAFNKIEQFRKSGNMKGVEEAYGQFADNYPDDPLGVYAYFRRGEMREKELDTTGAKTEFGKVIARQAELKQKKKDNGSTQIYSAESIYKLKNYQLSSFLQAPIKMIILDKAFEEIKISDEPSQSSKTVASTKKTRQQIKQDSIAKLKRDTIRAIRYDSQAKDSKKKFLDSLIFALAGSNTYRSIDAFYSDAYLNEEVALQYEKLPDTLKKAKNREGKQIPAGVAKAGVEALANDDAANFFGNAGVSYITTIKKMLAFRDDFLKNPTPDSAKEFSKELYSILNQKATGIDLTNTDSINSKLLTLKPLVDRWISEEGKSPPDSVFLASIEGSLVKARRKVSEMYFKAAKLKEKNAYLFLDIPVPIDIKNKVLRRTVGKGRTKSTIDLFIGDVLELTVLSRFAKEYVQPYAESAINTYKLGVSRTKEKGLGLDQNSEYIKDSEKAIIRLASLSVERVDSIARLALGLFDNLDREYRNRLDSIKNQTAGDTRFLSLRSAKMQQVITVFNALVNDALGQYSKAFQLLRESNSADTLRIANKASKFVYELGELSLHRSDSLIQRVKRYNEIANYFDPQTGENKYWYGEAALQYQPVANLYKSVAQLILQNSVILIDEYQIQNEYTQKSLELLVESDRVKYLRLLGTESIQELLDVSPTGWTYSTSIPEEDTYEWFKNTYPKSNNWQPATVNEEVKKLQIIETKKSGNDTLTSYKDIDVAAIWFTARKVSYAPPRFAVKGDVFNIRMKFNNAGDSILSGRSTLDSVASVIANKPDYLVEYKAGNFEIPTTQQKNYDKILKQRETLITKIFLNAGVKTNQFKLVPTGSERFTSLRLIKAEPVSYENFVNEGDIKVTFIEFANTEINVAEGMQEIDSLAAKLVRSPEYIIELTVSNKLPKLDKKTGKTLRTQTVKERESELKQQLVLKGANPNQILVSGNAGSEETKVKLIRFRIPPPVSYEDVTAIGDERVLDKVKFSYNEKAFKSSITGGQVLLDSLVAKLLREKGLQIEMTVSNEEIPSRAITSGIKQRESEVKKYFVTKGVADKQMTFTGDKKSTVTKFKVVKFEKIIETKTESKKEFKSEVPKDSVSVSARTFDGLFTTIGTQVQLSIQFVKDTEVISSQNVELDSLSSYLNRHSDEVVEITTSNFGINKKGAALKRISDLRNKSVKEFLISKGVKNEQIRFAKTSNNNATAKLVEKLNKPVVMVDSAKSNPTDSVKSKTIETPKEIRSFRGSLRDNQSYVKIFVAFGKDKSELITKDSELDSLIVEIKDRTGYTFEVQPSNQQLTKKGAQAKRITDARALSVVKYLSSNGIPQKQLIINKTATDSVTIKVIKVPEVAKIDTQKTVGTTIGDSSSTTLLTQKVPNDSVQSVQESVTPVRSFEGMLTKKNEIEFIGGLLFDKDKSTIKAGKTIIDSLGSYLARNPLLVVEITISNKEISKKGAAAKKIIDERAKTLTLQLKSIGVDLKNVKISKKSAPEGSVKVLEVKSSTPLIPIETSKPDSIKSDTLKSDSTSKGRTQGYRKFNKKFERTYAMVVLNTREFLQSGTNSDSIPPFVYFKKKFVFNGAIKDAQLVISKDIPFDEDSTEIYINGRLLNRGSKIVYIGGGVSPQDKGDQVILDSTYLKNTSENQAIYDVKNDILPGENYISLRVPGYIPSEGIKLGIYVTYYGKVTDEQLKKLLKVVLEERKKANEKLKEAELEQIRSQQNVNPN